One Mycolicibacterium sp. TUM20985 genomic window, TCGAACACCACCGCGCGCATGCCCTCATCGTCGCGTGCATGCTGTGAGGCATGACGCGCTGGTATGCAGTCGACCCCGCCGACGAAGACTTCTTCGCGTCGGCGCCCTACGTCTTCCGGTACACCAAGACGTTCGCGGCGCCGCCCGCGACGGTGTGGGAATCACTGGTCTCCGATGAGTCGCTCGCCGCGTGGAGCGCGACGGTCAGTGCGGTGAAATGGCTGAGCGCCCGTCCATTCGGCATCGGCTCCACCCGCGAGGTCGTCCTGGCCCCCGGCCTGGCTCGCGTGCGTGAACGCTACTTCCGCTGGGACGAGGGGCAGGGTTATTCGTTCGCCGTGTACGAAGCGAATTTGCCGGTGTTCGCCCGTTTCGCCGAGGACTACGCGATCGAACCCGCGGGCACCGACGGCGCCGCGACGACGTTCACGTGGATCGTCGCCATCGAGCCGAAGCGAGCGTTCAAGGTGCCCTTCATCGCGCTGGCGCCGGTGCTCAGGCTCGCGTTCGGCAGGATGGCCGCAGATGGGGAGCGCCACTTCGCCCGCACCGCCTGACGGCAGAGCGCCCAGGCATCGTCGTTAGGCTGTGCCGCATGGCTGCTGACATCGTGCCGGTGAGGCTCGGGCTGACCAAGGGCGATCTCTACACACTGTGGGCTCCCTCGTGGCGCGACGAAGACGACGAGTGGCAAGCGTTCCTCGGCAAGGGGGACGACCTCTACGGCTTCGAAAGCGTCGCCGACCTGGCCGCCTTCGTGCGGACCGACGCCGACAACGACCTCTCCGACCATCCGGCGTGGGATTCGTTGAAGGAATCCTCTGCACACCGGCTCGACCCGGGTGAGGCCCGTCAGCACGATCTGATCGGGGTGCCCGAGGTGGCCGCCGAGAAGCCGACCGAGGAGTCGGTGGCCACGCTGCTGAGCGCTCTTGCGGTGGTGCAGTCGATCGGTTCGGTCTGCGATCTGCCGGTGGTGTCGAAGTTCTTCAACGGCAACCCCGTTCTCGGTTCCCTCGGCGGCGGCGTCGAGGCATTCGAGGGCCGCAGCGGTCGCAAGCGGTGGGGCGAGATTGAAGCCGTGATCGGCCGCGGTTGGGACGGCGTGGTGGACGCCATCGACGAGATCGTCACGATCCCCGAGGTGGACGCCGCGGCGTCGGAGAAGGCTGCCGCCGAACTCGCCGAGCCGGCACCGGAACCCGAGGTCCAGGACGAGGACGACGCCGCGGACGACGTCGTGATCGACGACGAGGTCGACACCGACGACGAGGAGGCAGCGCTGACGGCGCAGGCCACCGAGCAGGTTCTCGGCAGTGACGAGGATTTCTGGGCGCACGTCGGCATCGACCCGATCCGCCTGCTCACCCGCGGCGGCACGTTCTACACACTGCGTTGCTACATGGACGACAAGCCGATCTTCCTCGGCCGCAACGGACGCATCAGCGTCTTCGGCTCCGAGCGCGCGCTGGCGCGCTACCTCGCCGACGAACACGAGAGCGACCTGTCGGATCTGGCCACGTTCGACGACATCAAGACCGCCGCCACCGACGGCTCGCTGCAGATCGACATCACCGACGACAACGTCTACGTGTTGCGGACGCTGTCCGACGACATCGCCGACGGCCCCGACGCCATCGACGTCGAGCAACTCGAACTCGCCGTCGAATTGATCCGCGACGTCGGGGAGTACGCCGAGGACACCTCGGTCGAGGAGGCTCTCGATGCGGACCAGCCGCTCGGCCGGTTCGTCGCGCACGTGTTGTCGCCCGACACGGTCGGCAAGCCGCCGTCACCGCACGCGAAGGCCGTCGCGCAGTGGGAGAAGGTCGAGGCCTTCGTGGAGTCCCGTCTGCGCGAGGAGTGACTTCCGGGGCTAGAAGTCGGCCGGATCCGGTCGCACGACCGACCGCGGTGTCAGGCCTAGCCCGCGGACGTGCTCGGCGATCGCTCCGAGGTGCGTGACCCACACGTCGTCGTGTGAGCACACGTAGTCGATCAGGCCCTCCAGCGCCGCGGCCCGCGACGGTCGTCCGGACAGGAACGGATGGTTGGTCAGCACGAAGCAAGCGCCTGCCGCGCGTAGCCCGTCGAACTCGAGGCGCCACATCTCTGCGACCTTGACGGGGCTCTCGATCAGCCCGGTGCCCGAGAACTCCGGCACGAAGCAGTACTGCTCCCAGTCGTCGAGCGCCCACTGGATCGGGATCTCGACGAGAGACTCGGTACCGACGGAGAGTTCATAGGGGTGGTCGGTGTCCATCAGCGAGCTGTCGTACAGAAACCCTCTGTCCTGCAACAACTTCGGGGAATGCCAGTTCAGTTCCCACATCGGTGCGCGGTAGCCGACCGGCCGCACGCCGGTGACCTCCTCCAGCACTGCGCTCCCGCGGTCGAGGATGGCGGCCTCCTCCTCGGCGGACAGTCCCGCCATCGCCTCGTGCAGGTAGCCGTGGTGGGCGATCTCGTGGCCCTCGGCGACGATGCTGCGGACCACGTCCGGGTAGCGCAGCGCCGTGTATCCGGGCACGAAGAACGTCGACGTGATCTCGTGGCGGGCGAGCATCTTCAGGATGCGGGGCACGCCGGTCAGCGGTCCGTACGCCTGATGGCTCATCGCCGACATGCGGTTGGCGTGGCCGTGGTCGACCGCGAGCATCGCCGATTCCGCGTCGACGTCGAAGCTGAAGGACGCCGCGGATTTGGCGGTACCCGGCCACTCCACGGGATCGGCTGGCACACTCATGATTCCGCCCTCCTGGCCAATAGTGACACCAACTCGTAGGCCACGTTGGCCGCCGCGACTCCGGTGATCTCGGCGTGGTCGTAGGCCGGTGACACCTCGACGATGTCGGCGCCGACCAGGTCGAGGCCGTCGAGGCCGCGCAGGATCGACAGTAGCTCGCGACTGGTCATGCCGCCCGCCTCCGGCGTACCGGTGGCCGGTGCGTGAGCCGGGTCGAGGACGTCGATGTCGATCGATACGTAGAGGGGGCGGTCGCCGATCGCGGTGCGCAACTGCTCGACCACGTCGTCGGTGGTGCGGCGTTCGAACTCCGCACAGTGCACGATGGTGAACCCGAAGCCCGCGTCCTCGACGAGATCGGTTGGCGCGTAGAGCGATCCGCGGATGCCGACGTGCGCGCTGTGGCCAGGGACGAACAGGCCCTCCTCCGCCGCCCGCCGGAACGGTGTCCCGTGGGTCAGAGGCGCGTCGAAGTAGGTGTCCCAGGTGTCGAGGTGGGCGTCGAAGTGCAGCAGCGCCACCGGACCGTAACGACGCCGGTGCGCGCGCAGCAGCGGGTAGGCGATGGTGTGGTCGCCGCCGAGGGTGACCAGACGGGCGCCGGCGTCGATCAATTCGTTTGCCTGCGACTCGATCTCGGCGACCGCGGCGGCGATGTCGAAGGGGTTGGCCACCATGTCACCGGCGTCGACCACCTGCTGATGGGCGAACGGTGACACCTGGAGCTGGGGGTTGTACGGGCGCAACAGGCGTGACGCCTGCCGGATGTGCGACGGGCCGAACCGGGCGCCGGGGCGGTAGGTCACCCCCGAGTCGAACGGGACGCCGACGACGGCGACGTCGCACCGGGTCACGTCTTCTCGCCGGGGCAACCGCGCGAACGTCGTCAACCCGGCGTACCGCGGGACCGCCTGCCCGTCGACCTGTCCCCTGATGTCGTCGTTCATACTCGGCACCGCGTCGATCCTCCGTTGACTTGAAGCGTCTGGCCTACCATCGCACCGATGTCGTCACGTGCGAGAAGCGCCACGGCGCTGGCGATTTCGGATGGGCGTCCGATTCTTCCCATTGGGATGTCGGCACCGTAACGCCGCTGCATCTCGGCCAAGCTGACCGAGGCGGCCGCGGCGTCGACCTCGAGCTGTGGCGTGTCCACCACCCCTGGCGCGACGGCGTTGACGGTGATGTTCTCGCGGGCCAGTTCCCGGCCGAGCGTCTTGACCAACGCGATCAGGCCCGCCTTCGACGCCGAGTAGGCGCTGGCGCCCGGCCAACCGATGACACCCCACTCGGAGGCGATCACGACGATGTTCCCGCCGCCTGCGCGCCGCATGCCCGGCAGCACGGCCTGAATCGAGGCGAAGGTGCCCGCGACATTGGTGTCGACGACCTTCCACCAGTCGTCCTCGTCGTCGTCCAACTGCTCCTCGCGCAAGCGCTCGTCGGTGGTGAACGGCGCCATCGTCATGTACGCCGCGTTGCACACCAGGATGTCGACGGGGCGACGGTCCCGTTCGATCCCGTCGACGAGGTCAACGAACGCGGGGTCGGTGATGTCGCCGACCGCGGGGAATCCCTCGGTCGCCGCGACCACCTCGTCCAACGCCGCGCTGGGCCGGAGGTCGTTGACCGCCACCTCGGCGCCGTCGGCGGCAAGCCTGCGGGCGATCGCCGAGCCGATGCCTTGGGCCGCGCCGGTCACGAGCGCCAGCCGTCCACGTAATGGTTCGTCGCTCACTAGATCACCGCTCCGCCGTTGGGTGAGATGACGTCGCCGGTGCAGTACGCCGCACCGTCCTCGACGAGGAACGCCACGATCCGGGCAACCTCGTCGGGTCGGGTCAGTCTGCGGTTGGGCAGCGTGGCCAGATAGTCCGGCGACCGCCACGGCGAATCGGCGGACAGCAGAGGGGTGTCGGTGGGGCCGGGCGCCACCGCGTTGACCCGCACCCCGCGGCCCGCGACCTCGGCGGCGAGGCTGCGCACCAGCCCGATGACGGCACCCTTGGCCGCGGCATAGTGCGCGTCACCGTCGCCGCCGCCGATGGCGAGTTCGGAGGTGATCGCGACGATCGCTCCCGACCCTCTGGTCAGCATCGACGGCAGCACCGCCCGCGCCGTGTTGCGCAACCCGCCCAGGTGCACGCGGAGCATCCGGTGCAGTGCAGTCGCCGAGACGTCGGACACCGGGGTGATGTCGTAGTGCCCGGCCGCCGACACCAGAGCGTCGATCTCACCGAGCTCCCGGCGGATCTCCTCGATGGCGGCCTGCACGGCGACCGGGTCCGAGACGTCGGCGACGTGATCGGCGGTGTCCGACAGGTCGATACCCGCCACCGTCCAGCCGTCGGCCCGCAGGAGGTCGGCCACGGAGGCGCCGATGCCGGATGCCGCGCCAGTGACGATTGCGTTGCGCGACATCAGGTTCCAGACGTGGCGCGGTCCGCCTCGTCGGCGAACCGCTCCCCCACCGGGGCCTCGATGTTCCGGCGCACGGTCAGGTAGATCGCCACGCCGACGACGCCGAGCACCGCCGTGGTGAGCACGCTGGCCCAGTTGATGAACCACGGCTGGCCGGGTTGGGTCCGCGGCCATGCGACGTTGACCGTCTCGAAGATGATCCACACTGACGCGAGGTAGGTGACCGGGGCGCCCCAGCGGCCGAGGTTGAACGGGCCGGGCTTCCACTTCCCGGTCAGACGCGCGATGGCCGCCCCAATCACGGGTACGCCGAACGCGATGTAGAAGCCGATGATGTTGAAGTTGACCAGGATGTTGTAGAACTGCGAACCGGCCAACAGGATGAACACGATCGCGACGATCGCGGTCAGCGCAATTGCGTTGACGGGCAACCGTTCCGGGCCCGCCAACCGGCCCAGCACCTTCGAGCCGGGCAGGCTCCGGTCGCGGGCGGCTCCCCAGATGCATCGCGAGACGGCTGCCTGGACGGCGAGGAAGCTCGAGATGAACCCGATCACGAACATCGCCAGCAGTGGCTTGGTCACGCCGGCGCCGAGGTGCGCGGTCAGCGTCTCCGACACGACGTCACCGGACTGGGCAGCCACCACCTCGTCGAGATTGGGGATCGCGAGAATCAATGCGGCACTGGAGAACATCACCACCAGGCCCACCAGCAGGAGACCGAGGATGATCGCCTTGGGCACGTTGCGCTCCGGATCTTCGACCTCCTCGGCGATCGACCCCGCGGCCTCGAACCCGAGGAAGGACCAGCCGACGAAGGCGACCGCCAGCAGCATGGGCCCCGACGTCCACGTCGCGGCGTCCGGGAGACCCGCGCTGGAGAAGAGCGCCGAGAACGGGTTCTCGCGGTAGAACACCAGCAGCACGATGCCCAGGCCGACCGATCCGATCACCTCGCACGTGATGCTGGCGATCACCATCACCTTCAGGACCTGTCGGCCCACGACGTTCACCGCCGTGCCGAGCATGATGATCGCGACGGCCACGCCGGCCGTGAGCCATCGGCTGGGCTCGGTCACGCCGAAGATCTGCAGCAGGAATCCGCTCGCGGCATACGACAGCGTGCCGAGCGCGATCGTCAGGCCCCACATGTAGGCCCAGGCGGCGGCCCAGCCCGACGTGGTTCCCCGCACGTGCCGCGACCACTGGTAGACGCTGCCCGCGTACGGCCACCGGGAGGCCAACTCACCGAATACCCCGGCGACGAGGAGCTGACCGATCAGCACCACCGGGAACGCCCAGAAGAACTTCGGTCCGGCGGCGAACAGGCCGAGGGTGAAGATCGCGTACACCGCCGCGATGGGTGATACGTCGGCGAAGGCCAACGCGAGCGCCGCCCGGAAGCTGAAGCCACGGCTCAGCCTCGACGGTGTTTCGGATTCTGTCATCGCGACTCCTCAGGACTGGTTGCAGTGACCCTGTACCTGATCGCGCCGAAGCGGAAGCCGTCGATCGTCTGAAATGTCGTTTCAGAACTAGATGATCGTCTAGGTTTGAATCTACGATGGCCTATCGACTGACCGACCTGGTGAACACCCCGCACCTGCGGCTGGGCGTTCGCGCGGGCGTCGGCGGGCTGGACCGACCGGTGTCGTGGGCGCAGACCTCGGACCTCGAGGAGCCCTGGTCATGGCTGGCCGGCGGTGAGCTGCTGATGAAGAACGGGCGCACACTGCCCGCATCCGACGGCGGGCAGACGGCACTCATCCGCGGACTCGCCGAGCAGGGCATCTGCGGCATCGTCATCGGGCTCGACTCGGCCACACCGGATCTCACCCCCGCCGCGGTGTCACTCGCCGACGACCTGGCGTTCCCCGTGCTGCTGGTGCCGTACTCCGTCGGGTTCGCGGCGATCGGGCGGGCCGTGGCGGGCGGCGCCGAGGACGACGAGGGTCGGCGCATCGCGGTTACCGAACGCGTCTACCAAGTCATCCGACAGTCGGTGAATCACCAGGGGGCCGACGGTGCGCTGAGCCAGTTGGGCCGCGACGTCGCGTGCCGACTGGCGGTCCTCGACGCCGCGACGGGTGAGGTCGCACTCGATTCGTCGGATCCCGTGGCGGATCCGCTGCGACGGGCCGTGACCGACGAGATCGCCGGACGACACGGTGCGGTGCCGGGCGTCCTGCACGTCTCCGCCAATGATCAGCGTGCGTTGGTGGTCGAGGTGCCCGACGAGGAGCCGACGGTGTTGGTCGCCTACGGCTTTCGGTCCACCCCGCCCGACGTCGTGCAGTTGCAGCATCTGGCGTCGGCCATGGCGGTGCTGCTCGCCCAGCAGAACGTCCGCCGGGAGCACGACCGACGCATCGGAGCGGAGGTGCTGGCGTCCCTGTGCGACGGCAGGCTCACCGGCGGCCAGTCTCCAGGCATTCTCGCCGATCGGGGGCTACGGCCCGCGGCGACGGCGTTAGTGGCGATCTCGGGCGGCTCCCAGAGCGCCGAACGGCACCTGCACGTGCGCCTCGGCCGTCGTCAGGTGCCGCACCTCCTCCTACGGCGGGGACCGGTGCTCTACGCCCTGGTGCCCGCCGGTGACGGCCCGCTCGCGGCGTTGCGACACCGCGTGGGCGCCGAGGCGGCGATCGGCGTCAGCGACCCCCTGGGGCACCCGCGCCGCGGCCCGGCGGCGGTCCGCGAGGCAACGTGGGCGATGCGCGCCGCCGACAGCACGTCGGAGCGCACCGCCCACTACGGCGACGTCACGATGCTGTCGGTGCTGCGCGACACCGAGGAGGCGCAGGTGGTCGTCGACCGCGTGCTGGGCGCGCTGATCGTTTACGACGCAGGGCATTCCACCGACCTGGTCGCGACGCTGGACACCTACCTCCGATGCGACCGATCGTGGGTGCGAACGGCGAAGGCGACGGGTGTGCACCGCCAAACCGTCGTGTATCGCATGCAGCGGATCGAGGAGATCACCGGCCGCCGGATCACCGACACCGCCGCCATCGCCGAGTTTTGGCTCGCGCTGCGGGCCAGGGACCTGCTGAGCCCGGCGGGTGTGGCCGATGAGTTCTCCGCGGGCCGCCGGTCGACACCTGCATGAAGACCACCAACGGACTCATCTCCCGCTCCCTCGAC contains:
- a CDS encoding SRPBCC family protein, producing MTRWYAVDPADEDFFASAPYVFRYTKTFAAPPATVWESLVSDESLAAWSATVSAVKWLSARPFGIGSTREVVLAPGLARVRERYFRWDEGQGYSFAVYEANLPVFARFAEDYAIEPAGTDGAATTFTWIVAIEPKRAFKVPFIALAPVLRLAFGRMAADGERHFARTA
- a CDS encoding SDR family NAD(P)-dependent oxidoreductase translates to MSRNAIVTGAASGIGASVADLLRADGWTVAGIDLSDTADHVADVSDPVAVQAAIEEIRRELGEIDALVSAAGHYDITPVSDVSATALHRMLRVHLGGLRNTARAVLPSMLTRGSGAIVAITSELAIGGGDGDAHYAAAKGAVIGLVRSLAAEVAGRGVRVNAVAPGPTDTPLLSADSPWRSPDYLATLPNRRLTRPDEVARIVAFLVEDGAAYCTGDVISPNGGAVI
- a CDS encoding APC family permease, which gives rise to MTESETPSRLSRGFSFRAALALAFADVSPIAAVYAIFTLGLFAAGPKFFWAFPVVLIGQLLVAGVFGELASRWPYAGSVYQWSRHVRGTTSGWAAAWAYMWGLTIALGTLSYAASGFLLQIFGVTEPSRWLTAGVAVAIIMLGTAVNVVGRQVLKVMVIASITCEVIGSVGLGIVLLVFYRENPFSALFSSAGLPDAATWTSGPMLLAVAFVGWSFLGFEAAGSIAEEVEDPERNVPKAIILGLLLVGLVVMFSSAALILAIPNLDEVVAAQSGDVVSETLTAHLGAGVTKPLLAMFVIGFISSFLAVQAAVSRCIWGAARDRSLPGSKVLGRLAGPERLPVNAIALTAIVAIVFILLAGSQFYNILVNFNIIGFYIAFGVPVIGAAIARLTGKWKPGPFNLGRWGAPVTYLASVWIIFETVNVAWPRTQPGQPWFINWASVLTTAVLGVVGVAIYLTVRRNIEAPVGERFADEADRATSGT
- a CDS encoding polysaccharide deacetylase family protein, which translates into the protein MSVPADPVEWPGTAKSAASFSFDVDAESAMLAVDHGHANRMSAMSHQAYGPLTGVPRILKMLARHEITSTFFVPGYTALRYPDVVRSIVAEGHEIAHHGYLHEAMAGLSAEEEAAILDRGSAVLEEVTGVRPVGYRAPMWELNWHSPKLLQDRGFLYDSSLMDTDHPYELSVGTESLVEIPIQWALDDWEQYCFVPEFSGTGLIESPVKVAEMWRLEFDGLRAAGACFVLTNHPFLSGRPSRAAALEGLIDYVCSHDDVWVTHLGAIAEHVRGLGLTPRSVVRPDPADF
- the satS gene encoding protein export chaperone SatS, giving the protein MAADIVPVRLGLTKGDLYTLWAPSWRDEDDEWQAFLGKGDDLYGFESVADLAAFVRTDADNDLSDHPAWDSLKESSAHRLDPGEARQHDLIGVPEVAAEKPTEESVATLLSALAVVQSIGSVCDLPVVSKFFNGNPVLGSLGGGVEAFEGRSGRKRWGEIEAVIGRGWDGVVDAIDEIVTIPEVDAAASEKAAAELAEPAPEPEVQDEDDAADDVVIDDEVDTDDEEAALTAQATEQVLGSDEDFWAHVGIDPIRLLTRGGTFYTLRCYMDDKPIFLGRNGRISVFGSERALARYLADEHESDLSDLATFDDIKTAATDGSLQIDITDDNVYVLRTLSDDIADGPDAIDVEQLELAVELIRDVGEYAEDTSVEEALDADQPLGRFVAHVLSPDTVGKPPSPHAKAVAQWEKVEAFVESRLREE
- the speB gene encoding agmatinase, whose product is MNDDIRGQVDGQAVPRYAGLTTFARLPRREDVTRCDVAVVGVPFDSGVTYRPGARFGPSHIRQASRLLRPYNPQLQVSPFAHQQVVDAGDMVANPFDIAAAVAEIESQANELIDAGARLVTLGGDHTIAYPLLRAHRRRYGPVALLHFDAHLDTWDTYFDAPLTHGTPFRRAAEEGLFVPGHSAHVGIRGSLYAPTDLVEDAGFGFTIVHCAEFERRTTDDVVEQLRTAIGDRPLYVSIDIDVLDPAHAPATGTPEAGGMTSRELLSILRGLDGLDLVGADIVEVSPAYDHAEITGVAAANVAYELVSLLARRAES
- a CDS encoding PucR family transcriptional regulator — encoded protein: MAYRLTDLVNTPHLRLGVRAGVGGLDRPVSWAQTSDLEEPWSWLAGGELLMKNGRTLPASDGGQTALIRGLAEQGICGIVIGLDSATPDLTPAAVSLADDLAFPVLLVPYSVGFAAIGRAVAGGAEDDEGRRIAVTERVYQVIRQSVNHQGADGALSQLGRDVACRLAVLDAATGEVALDSSDPVADPLRRAVTDEIAGRHGAVPGVLHVSANDQRALVVEVPDEEPTVLVAYGFRSTPPDVVQLQHLASAMAVLLAQQNVRREHDRRIGAEVLASLCDGRLTGGQSPGILADRGLRPAATALVAISGGSQSAERHLHVRLGRRQVPHLLLRRGPVLYALVPAGDGPLAALRHRVGAEAAIGVSDPLGHPRRGPAAVREATWAMRAADSTSERTAHYGDVTMLSVLRDTEEAQVVVDRVLGALIVYDAGHSTDLVATLDTYLRCDRSWVRTAKATGVHRQTVVYRMQRIEEITGRRITDTAAIAEFWLALRARDLLSPAGVADEFSAGRRSTPA
- a CDS encoding SDR family NAD(P)-dependent oxidoreductase; this translates as MSDEPLRGRLALVTGAAQGIGSAIARRLAADGAEVAVNDLRPSAALDEVVAATEGFPAVGDITDPAFVDLVDGIERDRRPVDILVCNAAYMTMAPFTTDERLREEQLDDDEDDWWKVVDTNVAGTFASIQAVLPGMRRAGGGNIVVIASEWGVIGWPGASAYSASKAGLIALVKTLGRELARENITVNAVAPGVVDTPQLEVDAAAASVSLAEMQRRYGADIPMGRIGRPSEIASAVALLARDDIGAMVGQTLQVNGGSTRCRV